Sequence from the Candidatus Eisenbacteria bacterium genome:
CGGGGACCGCAAGCAGCTCACGCACCTGCCCGTCGTCGCGAATCGCGCACTGGGGGCCAATCTTCTGTACCCGGGTACCGGTTATCCTTGCTTCGTCCCTGACGGGAGAATCACGTTCCAGTCGTTCGGCGATCTCGACGGGTCCAATAAGGAAGGCAACCTGCGAAATTTCGTCATGAACCATGACGGCTCCGAGCTTCAGAGCGTGCCGCTCCCCGTGGCGGGGCCCGGCAGCCGGCTGGTGACGACCTTCGGCATCGCGGGCGCGAGCGTTGGGCGGAACGCCGTCGCACTGTCAGTAAATGGCATGCCGAAGAATCCCAATGCCTTCGGTGCTCCGATATCCGAGATCTTCCTCGTGAATGGAGAGAGCGTTCTTCAGCTGACGAAATTTGACCGGGTGGATACCTCCATCGCGGCGCTCACACCGGACGGACGACGCGTGATCTTCGTGGCGTCTGCCGATCCCAAAGGCAAGAATTCCTCCGGGACCTGCCAGCTCTTCTCCATCGACACGGTCGCGGCGGGCTTGCGCCAGCTTACGCGCTTCTCGCAGCCCGAGTACTCCGTCGACGGGTGCAATGCGTTCTTCCCTCCGGGGTGCGCCATTACCCCAGCCGGCGTGGATCCGGTGACGGGAACGCTCGTGTTCTACTCCAGCTGCGATCCCTTCGGGACGAACCCCGACGGCGACCAGCTCTTCGCCATCCACCCGGACGGGACGCACCTTCGCCAGCTCACCCACGCGCGCGGCGAATTCACGGAGGCCGACGGTACCGTGAGCGCGGAAAACATCGGCCCGTTCGCCTATTCGGCAACGTTCTCGAACCATCCGTAGCCGCGTGGCGGACACGGCCGCGTCGCTCGTTGGCGCGTGAGGCCGGCGCCGGCGGCGTCGAGCTGACGATCGCCCCGGCCGCCCGGCTCAGCGCCGGCCGTAGTTGAGCGGCGTCCCCTTGCGCGCCGAGAGGATGTAGGCCTCGAGGGCGCGCATCTTCGGGTCGTCCTCGGCGAGCTTCGTGCCGCGCACCGGGTGCTGGATGCACCAGTTGATCATGTCGCGCAGCAGCACGGTGCGGCCGAGCTGCACCTGGTACTTGGGGTACGTCTCGGGGTGCGTGTTGGCGGCGTTCGGATGGCACATGTCGCACGAGACGGCGACGGTGCTGCCGAGCTCGTCGCCGTTGTGGAAGATCTGCGAGCCGCGCGCCACCATCGCCAGCGTCTCGCGCTGCCAGACGAGGACGTCCTCCTTCGAGATGAGGCCGTAGGTCTGGCCCTGGCCCATCCCGACGAGATCGCTGTTGTCGGCGGGCGGGAGAAGGGCGTGGCGCGTCTTCTCCTCGTCGATCCAGTCGGTCGACGGGTTGTTCGCCTTCCACTTCGCCATCAGTTCGTCGGCGATCTTCTTGCCCTGCTCGGGCGTCGGCGGGGTGTTCTGCGCGACCTGCACCGTCGTCTGGCCGTCGCACAGCTCCACTTCGATCGACCCGGGCGCGGTGCGCGCGTCGGTCGCCACCGCCGTGCCGCGCGCGCCGAGGAGCGCGATCGCCACCACGGTCCCGAGCGCGCAGGTTGTTCCGAGAACGATGATCTTGCGCATGGGACGTCTCCTCAGAAGCTCTTGAGCGTCGTCTCGGCCGGGCGGTCCTTCTTGCCGTTCGACGCCAGGTAGCTGCTTCGCACCTGCACGGGGTTGCGGTTCCAGAGATTGTAAACCTTGTCGACGAGCCCGTCGGCGCTGACCTTCGCGACCCCGTCGCCCAGGCCGTCGTTCGGGTCGAACGGGTCGGGCCGGTTCATCTGGACCGTGAGCGCCGGCAGGCCCTGCGGCGCGTACGGCCACGGCCAGGCGGTCGAGAGCATGCCGTGGAAGTCGATGTTGCCGATGCGGTTGCTGAGCACCTGGTGCGTGTGCCCGTGGATCACCGTCACGGTGCGGAAGCGCTTCAAGATCGCCTGCACCTCGGGGGCGTCGACGGTCCAGAAGTTCCAGGGCTCGTAGTAGTGGTAGAGCGGCGAGTGGGAGAAGACGATGATCGGCGTGTCGGGCGAAACCTTCGCCAGGTCCTGCTTCAGCCACTCGCGCTGCGGCTCGCCCACCTCGAAGCGGCTCTGGGTGCCGTTGTCGAGCCCGGCGACCGTCTGCATGCGCTGCACCGGGGTCATGCCGCGCTCGGTCCAGAAGTCCTTCTCGTTGACGCTCATGAGCACGACGCAGTGCACGCCCTTGTGATCGAACGAGTACGTCTCCTGGCCGAAGAGCGACTTCCACTTATCGCCCATGTCGAGGAACCAGTCGTGCTCGCCGACCATCATGCGCACGGGCGCCTTCAGGCTTTTGAGGATCTGCGCGCCCATATCGAGCTCCTCGGCCTGCCCGAGCTGCGCGAGATCGCCGCCGTACAGGACGAAGTCCGGCTGCGGATCGAGCGCGTTCACGTCGTCGACGGCGCGCATGAGGGCGTTCACGAACCGATCGTTCAGCGTGCGCTTATAGAGGTGCGAGTCCGAGATGTAGGCGAAGCTGAACCCCTCGCCGGTCTTGGCCGCATCGGCCACCCGCACCATCGAGAACGAGCGCGGGTAGACGGTGACGCCGCTCGCGAGGGCCGCGCCCGCGGCCGCCGTGGCGACCTTGAGGAAGCTCCGGCGGTCCAGCCGTCGCAGGCCGCGGAACAGCTCGTCGCGCTCCTCGTACCACCGAGTCTCCGGATCCTTGCGCGTCGCCATGTCACTTCTCCTTCTGGAGGCGCTGCTCGAAGGGGAACACCTTCCGCGTCGCGAGAGCCTCGTCGCGGAAGGGGCGCTTGGCCGTGGCCGCCTCGCGCTGGCGCGTCATCTCGCGCGCGTTGTCGTCGCCGAAGCGGCGGTCGGTCATCGCGAACATCAGCTCGACGAGCTGGTCGATCTCGCCTTCCGACAGCGCGAGCGGCTCGATGCCGCCGTCGAGGTAGGGATTGGCCTCGCCGCCCTTGTTGTAGTGGTCCATCACGTCCCAGAGCGTCTGCAGCGATCCGTCGTGCATGTAGGGCGCGGTGATCCCGATGTTGCGGAGCTGGAGCGTCTTGAAGCTGCCGATGTCCGAGCGGTTCCGGGTCACGAGGAACCGTCCCAGCTCGGAGAGATCGGTCTCGAGCGCGAGCTTGTCGATCACGTCCGTCGCTCCCTTGCCCTCTTTGCCTTCGAGGGCCTTCTGCGCCTGCGTGGCGAGCTTCTCGAAATCCTGATGCCGCGCCGATACGCCGATGTTGTGGAAGCGGTTGTCGCTGCCGAGGGGGTTGGCGCCGCTGATCT
This genomic interval carries:
- a CDS encoding metallophosphoesterase; the encoded protein is MATRKDPETRWYEERDELFRGLRRLDRRSFLKVATAAAGAALASGVTVYPRSFSMVRVADAAKTGEGFSFAYISDSHLYKRTLNDRFVNALMRAVDDVNALDPQPDFVLYGGDLAQLGQAEELDMGAQILKSLKAPVRMMVGEHDWFLDMGDKWKSLFGQETYSFDHKGVHCVVLMSVNEKDFWTERGMTPVQRMQTVAGLDNGTQSRFEVGEPQREWLKQDLAKVSPDTPIIVFSHSPLYHYYEPWNFWTVDAPEVQAILKRFRTVTVIHGHTHQVLSNRIGNIDFHGMLSTAWPWPYAPQGLPALTVQMNRPDPFDPNDGLGDGVAKVSADGLVDKVYNLWNRNPVQVRSSYLASNGKKDRPAETTLKSF